GAAGTATTGCATCTGTTATTATTGATTTTATCTTTTCTAAAGTATCATTTCCTATAAACATTGCAGCCATAGGATAAAATTTCTTAATTGCTGCATAAAGTTTATCATCCAGCATCTGATTTATTGCTACATCCAATTTTTCTTCTATCTTTGTCTTATCCATAGAATCAACTATATCTTTTAAAGATACAAGTTCGTCCTGAATAATTTGAGCCAGACTTTCACCAATTTCATGCTTTCTTTTTGGAAGAAGTCCCTGTATTTTAAATAGCCCAAAATTTATTTCCTTATAAGGTCTAAAAAGCATTTTAATTGCCACATAGTTGGTAATCCATCCTATCCCAGCACCAATGCCTACTATAAGAAACAATCTTATTAATATTTCAACATTCATTTTTCCACCTTATTATAACATAATTTCAACTTTTCTTACCAGTTCAGTAAACTATTTTATCATAAAAAATAACTTTTTTCAATTATAAGCTTTTATCCCCTCTACATACAAAAAAAGCCCTCTAGATGTGAGGGAGCTATTGTTTTACCACTGGTAAATTATACCATTTACAATTTTTTCAGTCAACCAAAAGGAAAGGG
This genomic stretch from Fusobacterium sp. DD2 harbors:
- a CDS encoding DUF445 family protein is translated as MNVEILIRLFLIVGIGAGIGWITNYVAIKMLFRPYKEINFGLFKIQGLLPKRKHEIGESLAQIIQDELVSLKDIVDSMDKTKIEEKLDVAINQMLDDKLYAAIKKFYPMAAMFIGNDTLEKIKSIITDAILQNTDKIINLFSGYLEENVDFKGIIVRNVDAFSLEKLEEVTYMLAKREFKHIEIIGAILGAVIGFIQFLIGFLI